The sequence CGCGCGGCCCTTGGTCTCGACGATCGCGAGCTTGCAGAACTCGATGCCCGTGCACGCGATGGTGCCGCGGCGGAACTGCGACGCCGTCCGCACGCGCAGGCCCAGCTCCTCGAGACCGGCGACGAGCGCGTCGACCCGGTCGGCCGCCACGTCGAGCACCACGAGCTTCTGCTCGGTGGTCAGCTGGACCCGGTCCGAGCCGGCGGCGTCCACCACGTCCCCGATCGCCTCGAGCACCGGGCCGGAGAGCCGACCCACGGTCGGCGCGGCGCCGACGTAGAAGCGACCGTCCTTCTGCGGGTGGACGCCCACGTGGTCACGGTTGCCGGTGGGCGGCGGGGGCGGCGCCGGACCGTCGGACAGGTGGTACCCGAGGTACTCCTCCTCGAGGACCTGACGGAACAGCTCCGGCCCCCAGTCGGCGAGCAGGAACTTCAGCCGCGCACGCGTCCGCAGCCGGCGGTAGCCGTAGTCGCGGAAGATCGACACGACGCCCACCCAGACGTCCGGGATCTGCTCGAGGGTCACGAAGGCACCGAGGCGCTTGCCGAGCATGGGGTTGGTCGACAGCGCGCCGCCGACCCACAGGTCGAAGCCGGGGCCGAGCTCGGGGTGCACCACGCCGACGAACGCGACGTCGTTGATCTCGTGCGCGACGTCCTGGTGCGGGGAGCCGCTGATCGCCGTCTTGAACTTGCGCGGCAGGTTCGAGAACGACGGGTCCCCGATGTAGCGCTCCTGGATCGCCTTGATCGCGGGCGTGCCGTCGATGATCTCGTCGGCGGCGACGCCGGCGACGGGCGAGCCCAGGATCACGCGCGGCACGTCGCCGCACGCCTCCTGGGTCGAGAGCCCGACCGCCTCGAGCCGGCGCCAGATCTCGGGCACGTCCTCGATCCGGATCCAGTGCAGCTGGATGTTCTGACGGTCGGTGATGTCGGCGGTGTCGCGGCCGAACTCGCGCGAGATGCCGGCGACGGTCCGCAGCTGGGCGAGCGTGAGCGTCCCGCCGTCGCACCGCACGCGGAGCATGAAGTAGGAGTCGTCGAGCTCGTGCGGCTCGAGCGTGGCGGTCTTGCCGCCGTCGATGCCGGGCTTGCGCTGCGTGTACAGCCCCCACCAGCGCATGCGGCCGCGCAGGTCGTCGCCGGGGATCGAGTCGAAGCCCTGCTGGGCGTAGACCGTCTCGATGCGGTGGCGCACGTTGAGGCCGTCGTCCGCCTGCTTGAGCGCTTCGTTGCCGTTGAGCGGCTCACGCTGGTCGAAGGCCCACTGGCCCTCGAGCTTGGCGGCGGGTGGGGCGATCCGGGTCTGCGCCATGTGGCGCTACCTCCAGGACGTTCATGGCCGAACGGCTGCACCTGGGGCAGGGACGCGGGTCAGCACGTGGCTGGGTCCATCCCTCCGGGCACAGACCGCGCGCCCGGGGTGTCGGGGGACGGGGCGGGTCAGTTGCTCCGCAGACAGCAGCACATGCACATGGACGTCCGAGCGCACGCTGCCGAGCCGGCACAGGGCCGACACGCGCGCACGAAGGACGAGGTCATGGAGCGAGGGTCACACGCGCACGGGCGGCACGGGAGTCCCAGACCGGATGGTGAGATGGGTGTGACGACATGTGGACGCGGCTCCGACCGACGCGTGGACGTATCCTCGACCCTCGTGACCGCCACCCCCAGCGCCCGCTCCCTGGCCGGGGTCGTGCCCGTCGTCCCGCCGCAGCGCCTGGTCGCCGAGCTCGTCCCGCCGGCCCACTTCGCGCAGGCGTCGTTCGCGAGCTACGTGCCGGACCCGGCCCACCCCAGCCAGGGCGCGGCCGTCGAGCGGCTCCGTGCCGCCGCCGCCCGGATCGCCGCCGCCGGCTCGTCGTCCACGTCGTGGTTCCGCCGCCGGCGCAGCGAGCCGGAGGCGCTCTACCTCGACGGCGGGTTCGGCGTGGGCAAGACGCACCTGCTGGCGGCGCTCGCGCACGCGGTCGTCGCCGACGGGGGGACGGCGGCCTTCGGCACGTTCGTCGAGTACACCAACCTCGTCGGCGCGCTCGGCTTCCGGCAGACCGTCGACGCGCTGGCCGAGTTCCGTCTGGTCGGCATCGACGAGTTCGAGCTCGACGACCCCGGGGACACGGTCCTGATGTCCCGGCTGCTCCGCGAGCTCGCGGACCGCGGGGTCGCGCTCGCCGCGACGTCGAACACCCTGCCGGAGTCGCTCGGGGAGGGCCGGTTCGCCGCCGAGGACTTCCTCCGGGAGATCCAGGCGCTCGCCGCGCGGTTCGAGGTGCTGCGGATCGACGGGGAGGACTACCGGCACCGCTCGGTGGAGCACGGCGCGCCCCTGCCCGACGACGCGGTCCGCGGCGCGGTCAGCGGCCGGCCCGGCGCGACGCTCGACCCGTTCGGCGCGCTGCTCGACCACCTCGCCCAGGTCCACCCGAGCCGCTACGGCGCGCTGCTCGACGGCACCACCCTCGTCGGCCTCACGGGGGTGCACCCCGTCACGCGGCAGGACGTCGCGCTGCGGCTCGTCGTCCTGGTGGACCGGCTGTACGACCGCGACGTGCCGGTGCTGCTGGGCGGCGGCGGCACCGACGAGCTGTTCTCGGCGGAGATGCTCGCGGGCGGCTACCGCAAGAAGTACTACCGCGCGCTGTCCCGCCTGGGCTCGCTCGCGGCGGACGGCGCCGCGCTCGTCGGCTGACCGACGGCGGTCTCCGCGCGCAGCACGTCGTCCGTCAGGTGGTGCGGCGTGCCGAAGCGGTGCGCCGTGATGCTGACCGCCTGCTCGTGCAGGAACGGCACGAGCTCGACGCGTCCGGACTCGGTGACCTCGTGGTCCCAGACGGCCACGTCCGGGCGGCCCCCGGTGGCCGGGACGGTCGTCGACGCGGTGCCCCCGACGAGGCGCACGCGTCCGCCGTCGAGCCGCGCCAGGCGGGCGAGCCAGGCCTCGTCGTCCTCGACCACGAAGTCGGCGACGGCGCCGACCGCGGTGGCGAGCGCCGGCGGGAGGTCGTCGGCGACCGAGACCACGACCCGCGCGCCGGCCGCCGTCGCAGCCGCGACCACGCGGACGAGCGGTCCCGCCGCTGCTCCGGCGGCGCCGCGGACCAGCGCGGGCTCGTCGTAGGGGAGGTGGCGCAGCACGTCCCGCTCCGCGGTCAGGCCGCTGACGTCCCTCGCCGCGAACCGGGTGGCCAGGGCCAGCGCGTCGCTGCGCGCACCGCGCTCGACCGCGGCCGCCTCGTCGTGCGGCAGGGTGGCGCGGGCGGCGGCGAGGAGGGCGAGCACGCCCCCGTCGGTGACGTCCGCGCCCTGCGTCGCGCGCGCCGGCGACCACGTGCCCAGCGCGTCGAGGTAGCCCGGGCCGCCGGCCTTGGCGCCCGGTCCGACGGCCGAGCGCTTCCAGCCGCCGAACGGCTGCCGCCGGACGATCGCGCCGGTGGTGCCACGGTTCACGTAGAGGTTGCCGGCACGCACGCCCGCCAGCCAGGCGGCGATCTCGTCCGGGTCGAGGGAGTGCAGACCGGAGGTGAGGCCGTACTCGACGTCGTCGACGAGCTCGAGCGCCTCGTCGAGGTCCGCGGCCGTCATCACGGACAGCACGGGGCCGAAGTACTCCACGAGGTGCGAGGGCGCCCCGCGCCGGACCCCCGTGCGCACGCCGGGTGTCCACAGGCGTCCGGACGCGTCGAGCGGACGTGGCCGCAGCGCCCAGGTCTCCCCGGGCGCGAGCTCGGTCAGCCCCGCCAGCAGCTTGCCGGCGGCAGGTTCGATCACGGGTCCCAGCTGCGTGCGGGGGTCGTCGGGGTAGCCCACGACGAGCGACGACACGGCGTCGAGCAGCTGGTCGCGGAACCGCCGCGAGGTCGCCACGGAGCCGACCAGCACGACGAGCGACGCCGCCGAGCACTTCTGGCCCGCGTGGCCGAAGGCGGACGCGACGACGTCCCGCACGGCGAGGTCCAGGTCCGCGCTGGGCGTCACCACGATCGCGTTCTTGCCGCTCGTCTCCGCCAGCAGCGGCAGGTCGGGCCGGAAGGACCGGAACAGCGCCGCGGTCTCGTACGCGCCGGTCAGCACCACCCGGTCGACGTCGGGGTGCGCGACCAGCTCGCGGCCGAGCTCGTGCTCGTCGACCTGCACCAGGCGCAGCACGTCACGGGGCACCCCCGCTCGCCAGAGGACCTCCGCGAGCACGGCGCCGCAGCGCTGGGCGGGGCCCGCGGGCTTCAGGAGCACGGCCGATCCGGTCGCGAGCGCGGCGAGCGTGGACCCGGCCGGGATCGCGACCGGGAAGTTCCAGGGCGGGGTGACCAGCGTGACCCGCGCGGGGGAGAACCGGGCACCGTCGACGCCGACGAGGTCCCGGGCGAGCTCCGCGTAGTAGTGCGCGAAGTCCGCCGCCTCGGACACCTCGGGGTCGCCCTGGTCGAGCGTCTTGCCCGCCTCGGCCGCCATCACCTCGAGCAGCTCCGCGCGGTGCGCGTCGAGCTCGTCGCCCGCGCGGTGCAGCACCGCCGCACGCTCGTCGGGCGTCAGCGCCGCCCACGGAGCCGCGGCGCGCCGCGCGCCCTCGACCGCCTCGTCGACCTGGGCCGGCGTGCGCAACCACGCCGCGGCGATCGTGTCCTCGCCCAGCCGGGAGGTCGGGACGCGGGTGAGCACGGCCCGGGCCCACGCGCGGTTCTCGGGGACGGCAGGGTCGGTGTCCGGGGTCCCGACGAAGTGCCCCGGCCCCGGACGCCGCTCGACGGCGGCGAACCGGTCCGGGGTCCGGTGCCGCGCCGGCACCGGGTCGTCGAGGGCGGCGACCGACGCGAGGAAGCGGTCCCGCTCGCGGGCGAGCAGCGCCGGGTCGCTCGCGAGGTCGTACACCGCCGACATGAAGTTGTCGGTCGAGGCGCCCTCCTCGAGCCGCCGGATCAGGTACGCGATCGCGACGTCGAACTCCCGCGGCGCCACGACGGGCGTGTACAGCACGAGCCCGCCGACCTCGCGCCGCACCACCTCCGCCTGGCCGGACGCCATGCCGAGCAGCATCTCGAAGTCCACCGCGTCGCGGACGCCGCGGCGCCCCGCCAGCAGCCACGCGTACGCGACGTCGAACAGGTTGTGCCCCGCGACCCCGACGTGGACGTTCGTGACCCGGTCCGGCTGCAGCGCCCAGTCGAGGACGCGCTTGTAGTGGGTGTCCGACTCGCGCTTGGTGTGCCACGTCGCGAGCGGCCAGCCGTGGAGCTCCGCCTCGACGCGCTCCATCGGCAGGTTCGCGCCCTTGACCAGCCGGACCTTGACCGGCGCACCGCCGCGCGCCCGCCGGGCGGCCGCCCACCCCTGCAGCCGTTGCATCGCGGGCAGCGCGTCCGGCAGGTACGCCTGCAGCACGACGCCGGCCCGGAGGTGCAGCAGCTCGGGCTCGTCGAGCAGCGTGGTGAACACCTCGAGCGTCGCGTCGAGGTCCTTGTACTCCTCCATGTCGAGGTTGACGAACTTCGTCGGCGTGCTCGAGGCAGCCAGGCGGAACAGCGGACGGAGGCGCTCGACGGTGTCGGCCACGGCCTCCTCGTGCGCCCACGGGCTGTGCGGCGCGACGGTCGAGGAGACCTTGACGGAGACGTAGTCGACGTCGTCGCGCTCGAGCAGCCGCTGCGTCCCCGCGAGCCGACGCGCGGCCTCGCGGCGGCCGAGGATCGCCTCGCCGAGGAGGTTGACGTTGAGGCGCACCCCGTCTCGACGCAGCCGGGCCACCGCCACGCCCAGGCGCCGGTCGGTCGCGTCCACCACCAGGTGCCCGACGAGGTGCCGCAGCACGCGGCGCGCGGCCGGGACCACCACGTGGGGCAGCACGGGCGCGAGGGCCCCGCCGACGCGCAGGAGCACCCGCAGGCCGGCGGGCAGGAAGCGGGGCGGCCGCCGCGACAGCGTGCGCAGCGTGCGGGCGGCGACGTGCACGTCCTGCGGCCGGACCACGCCGTCCACGAACCCCACGACGAACGGGAGCCCCGCCGGGTCCTGCAGCGCCGCCGCGAGCTGCGCGGCGGAGGCGTCGACCGGCAGCTCGGCGGACTCGGCGAGCCACCGCTCGACCAGGGCGACGGCCTCCTCCGCGAGCGACGGGGCGACGGACGGCGTCATGCCGCGCCCCGGTCGTCCGTCCCGTCGAGCGCCGGGACCAGGACGGCGGTGGACCGGCCGGGGACGACGAGCGCGCCGGGCCGGGGCCGCACGGGGGACCACGCCGCGGCGACCTCGTACGGCCCGGGCGGCAGCTCCACCTCGCGCTCGCTCTCGTCGAGGTTCAGCACGACGAGCGCCGCGCCCCGCCGCAGCACGAGCACGCCCTGCCAGGGCCCGTCGGCGTCGTCGGGACCGTCCCAGCGCAGGTCGGTGGCCGCCAGGTCACCGGACCCCAGGTCGGGCACGGACCGGCGGAGGACCACGAGCTGGCGGTACCAGTCGAGCAGCCGGCCGTGCTCCGCGGCCCCGGGGCCGGAGCGCACCTCGCCGCGGTCCAGGACCGCGGCGTCGCGTGTGGCGGGGTCCTGCGGGTCCGGCACCTCGACCTCGCCGCCGTAGATGCCCTCCCACCCGTGGCCGGCGAACTCGGCGCGGCGGCCCTCGCGCACCGCCTGGGCGAGCTCCGGGTCGGTGTAGGACGTGAAGAACGGGAACCGGCGGCGCGTGCCCCACTCCTCGCCCATGAACAGCATCGGGGTGAAGGGCGAGAGCAGCAGGAGCGCGGCCTCGGCGGCGAGCACACCGGCCGCGAGCCGCTCGGACGGACGGTCGCCGAGCGCCCGGTTGCCGACCTGGTCGTGGTTCTGCACGCAGACGACGAAGGCGTGGCCGTCGGTACCGGCCGGCACCGGACGCCCCCAGTCGCGGCCGCGGAAGGTCGACCAGCCGCCCTCGTGGACGAACACCCTCGTGAGCGCGTGCCGCAACGTCGCGGGGGTGCCGAAGTCGACGTAGTAGCCGTGCCGCTCTCCCGTCACCAGCGCGTGGATCGCGTGGTGCACGTCGTCCGCCCACTGCGCGGTCATGCCCCAGCCGCCCGCGGCCGTCGGCGTCACGGACACGGGGTCGTTGAGGTCCGTCTCCGCGACGAGGGACAACGGCCGGCCGAGCTCGTCGGACAGCGTCGCCACCGCGTCGGACAGCTCGGCCAGCAGGTGCGGCTCGGAGTCGTCCGCCAGCTCGTGGACGGCGTCGAGGCGCAGCGCGTCGACGTGGAAGTCGCGCAGCCAGCGCAGCGCGGAGCCGATGATCCAGTCCCGCACGCCGCGCGAGCCCGGCTGGTCCAGGTTGATCGCCGCGCCCCACGGCGTCGCGTGCGCGTCGGTCCAGTACGGGCCCAGGTCGCCGACGTAGGCCCCGGCCGGTCCGAGGTGGTTGTGCACCACGTCGAGGCACACGCCGAGCCCGTGCGCGTGGGCGGCGTCCACGAAGCGCTGCAGCGCGGCCGGGCCGCCGTACGCGTCGTGCACCGCCCAGAGCCCCACGCCGTCGTAGCCCCAGCCGCGGTCGCCGTCGAAGGGCGCGAGCGGCATGAGCTCCACCACGTCGACGCCGAGCGAGACGAGGTCCTCGAGGTGCTCGACCGCCGCGTCCAGCGTGCCCGCCGCGGTGAACGTCCCGACGTGCAGCTCGTAGAGCACGCGCCCGCGCACGTCGAGGCCCGCCCAGCCCTCGTCGGTCCAGCCGAAGGTCGTGGCGTCGAACGTGCGGCTGGGCCCATGCACGCCGTGCGGCTGCCACGCGCTGCGCGGGTCCGGGCGCGGCGGGCCGCCGTCGACGCGGAACGCGTAGTCCGTCCCGTCCGGCAGCTCCGGACCCGACCACCACCCGTCGTCCTGCCGCACCATCGCGTGCTCGTCGTCGCCGGCGACCAGGCCGACCCGTCCGGCGTCCGGAGCCCACACCCGCACGGTCAGACCACCTTCACCAGGAGCGCGACCGGCAGCCGGTCGAGCAGGGGAGCGACGGGGACCACGCCGCCCGCCACCTCGTGGCCGGTGAGCACGTCCACCCAGTCGCCGTCGGGGACGCCGACCGTGTGGTCCGCCCAGCCGCCGAGGCGGTCCACGGAGGAGGCCAGGCGCGTCGCGACGACGGTCACGCGCGGCTCGTCGTCGACCGTCCGGGCGTACGTGACGGACTGGCCCGACGAGTGCGCGAGCGGCACGTAGCCCGCGTCCGGGCCGACGAACGCCTCCGGCAAGTCCCGGCGCACCCGTAGGGCGCGCGACGTCACCAGCAGCTTCTCGTCGGACAGGTCGCGCGGTCCGGCGCCCTCGTCGAGCCGCTCGAGCCGCGCGACGAGCGGCTCGAGCTCGACGTGGCGGCGGTTGTCCGGGTCCACCAGGGTCGGCTCGGCGACCTCGCTGCCCTGGTAGACGTCCGGCACCCCCGGCAGCGTGAGCTGGACCAGCTTGGTGCCGAGCGTCGCGGCCCGGACGGCGGCACGGGTCAGCTGCTCCCACTCCGTGAACAGGGCGGCCACGACGGGGTCCTGGCGGGCCTGACGGGCCAGGTCGAGCACGGCGCGCTCGTACGCCTCGTCGGGTGCGGTCCAGAACGTGTGCTGCTTGGCCTCGCGCAGCGACTTGGTGAGGTACTCGGTCAGCCGGTCCTCGGCGATGGCGCCGGCCTCCGTCCACGTGCCGGCGAGGGTCTGCCAGAGCCACTGCTCGGCTCGGCCGTCCACGTGCGCGGCCCGGTACGTCGCGGTCGCCGCACGGACCTGCGCCACCAGCGCCGCCCACTCCTGCGGTCGCTCGCTGAGGACGCCGAGGCGGTTGCGCGTGTCCTCGTTGCGCTTGGTGTCGTGCGTGGACAGCGTCGTCATCGCCAGCGGCGCCGCGACCTGCTGCCGCGCGGCCCACGCGGCGAGGTCGGTCGGCGTGAACGCGAACCGCGCGGGCTCGCCGCCCACCTCGCACAGCCCGACGAGCTGCGTCCAGCGGTAGTACGCGGTGTCCTCCACGCCCTTGGCCGTGACGGCGCCGCACGTCTGCTGGAACCGGACCACGAGCTCGTCTCGCCGCTCGCCGCGGGTGCGTCCCGCGCTGCCCACCTCGCGACCGGCGAGCAGGTCGACGACGACGTCCATGGTCGCGCCGCGCTCGGCGGACATGCGGGTGCGGGCGATCGCGGCCGGGTGCTCGAGCGACGCCGCCGAGTCCGGGTGCATGGGCTCCCCGGGCACGACGTACGCGCGGTAGCGGTCGAACGCCACCAGCAGCTCGACCAGGCACTCGTGCAGGGCGCGCCACGTGTGGTCGCGCAGGCGCAGGTCGTCCGAGCAGATGCTCGCGGCGAGCGTGGTGAGCCGGTACACCTCGGCGTACAGCGGGCCGTCGACCACCTCGCGCTTCGCCTGCTCGACGACGTGGGCGTAGTCGTCGGACGCGTCGCCCGTCAGCCGGTGCATGAGCGCGCCGAGCGGTGCGGCGCCGCCGGGGTCGACGAACGTCTGCTGGATCCGCCACAGCGCGTCGTAGCCCGTGGTGCCCGCGGTGTCCCAGTCGGAGGGCAGGTCCTCGTCGCCCTCGAGGATCTTCTCCACCACCACCCACGCGCCGTCGCTGGCCTCGTGCAGCCGGGCCAGGTAGCCCGCCGGGTCCGCGAGCCCGTCCGGGTGGTCGATGCGCAGCCCGTCGAGCGTGCCGTCGGCCAGCAGGTCGAGCACCAGCCGGTGCGTCGCCTCGAAGACCTCGGGGTCCTCGACCCGGACGGCGAGCAGCGTGCCCACGTCGAAGAAGCGGCGGTAGTTGAGCTCCTCGTCCGCCACGCGCCAGTACGCGAGGCGGTAGTGCTGGCGCTCGAGCAGCTCGACGAGCGGCAGCTGCTCGGTGCCCTCCCGCACCGGGAACACGTGGTCGTAGTAGCGCAGCACGGTCCGCACGCCGTGTCCGGGGACGTCCTGCTCGGTGAGCTCGATCTCCCCGCGGGCGACGACGGTCCCGATGCGGTCGCCGAGCACGGGCATGAGCACCGCGCCCTCGCCGGCGGACCAGTCCACGTCGAACCACGCGGCGTACGGCGAGTCCGGACCGTGCGCGAGCACCGACCACAGCGCGGCGTTGTGCCAGACGGGCGTGGGCACGGCCATGTGGTTGGGCACGATGTCGAGGACCAGACCGAGCCCCGCGTCGTGCGCGGTGGCGGCCAGCCGGCGCAGGGCCGGCAGCCCGCCCAGGACGGGGGAGACCTCGTCGTGCGCCACCACGTCGTAGCCGTGCGTCGAGCCCGGCGCGGCGCGCAGGATCGGCGAGAGGTAGACGTGGGTGACGCCGAGCGACGCGAGGTACGGCACGCGCGCCGCGACGTCGTCCAGCGTCAGGTCGGCGCCGAGCTGCACCCGGTACGTCGAGACCGGGACCGCGCGGCCCGGTGCGGGCAGCCGGCGCGCAGGTGTCTGGCGCGCGTCGGTCACTGCGCCCCGTCCGTCGGCGCGCCGTCGCGGACCTTGCGCCGTGCCCGCCTGGGCTTCGCCGGCTCGGCAGCGGCCTCGCGCTGCTCGCGGGTCGGCGGGGGAGTGACCTTCGCGGACTCGCGTGCCGCTGCCGCGACCGCGCCCGAGCCCGACACCGACGGGATCGGCTGGATCGGCGGTCGCGTCAGCACCACCATCGAGTGCCGGGCGAGCGCGAGCTCCTCGCCGGGCCTCGCCGTGTCGCCCGGCTCCACCTGCGAGTCCGTGTCGAGCACGGCCGTCCACAGCTCCCCGTACTCGCCGTCGGGGATGGTGAACGACGTCGGCTCGGGCTGCCCGTTGAACAGGATCAGGAACGAGTCGTCGACGATCTCCTCGCCGCGCATGTCCGGCTCGGCGATCGCGTCGCCGTTGAGGAACACCGAGACGGCGCGCGCCATCGAGTTGTTCCACTCCTCGTCGGCCATGTGCTCTCCGGAGGGCGCGAGCCACGCGATGTCCCGCAGCTCCGACTCCCCGCCGTGCTCGGGCGCGCCCGCGAAGAAGCGGCGGCGCCGGAAGACGGGGTGGTCCTGGCGCAGCTGCACGACCCGCCGGGCGAACGCGAGCAGCTCCGTGCTCGTCTCGTCGAGGTCCCAGTCCACCCACGAGAGCTCGTTGTCCTGGCAGTAGACGTTGTTGTTGCCCTGCTGGCTGCGCCCCAGCTCGTCACCGTGCGCGAGCATCGGGATGCCCTGCGAGAGCATCAGCGTCGCCAGGAAGTTGCGCTGCTGCCGTGCGCGCAGCGCGTTGATCGCCGCGTCGTCCGTCGGCCCCTCGGCACCGCAGTTCCAGGACCGGTTCCAGCCCTCGCCGTCCCGGTTGTCCTCGCCGTTGGCCTCGTTGTGCTTCTCGTTGTAGGAGACCAGGTCCCGCAGCGTGAACCCGTCGTGCGCCGTGATGAAGTTGACGCTCGCGATCGGACGGCGGCCCGTGTGCTCGTACAGGTCCGACGAGCCGGACAGACGGCTCGCGAACTCCCCGAGGGTCGAGGGCTCGCTGCGCCAGAAGTCGCGGACGGTGTCCCGGTACTGACCGTTCCACTCCGACCACAGGGGCGGGAACCCGCCGACCTGGTAGCCCCCGTCGCCGACGTCCCACGGCTCCGCGATGAGCTTGACCTGCGAGACCACCGGGTCCTGGTGCACCAGGTCGAAGAACGCGGACAGCCGGTCGACCTCGTGGAACTGGCGCGCCAGCGTCGCGGCCAGGTCGAACCGGAAGCCGTCGACGTGCATCTCGGTGACCCAGTAGCGCAGCGAGTCCATGATCAGCTGCAGCACGTGCGGCGAGCGCATGAGCAGCGAGTTGCCGGTGCCGGTGGTGTCGAAGTAGTGCTCCTTCTCCTCGTCCACCAGGCGGTAGTAGTTCGCGTTGTCGATCCCGCGGAAGCTGAGCGTCGGCCCCAGGTGGTTGCCCTCGGCCGTGTGGTTGTAGACGACGTCGAGGATGACCTCGATGCCCGCCGCGTGGAGCTCCTTGACCATCGCCTTGAACTCCTGGACCTGCTGGCCCGGCTGGCTGAAGGCGGCGTACGCGTTGTGCGGCGCGAAGAACCCGATCGTGTTGTAGCCCCAGTAGTTCGACAGCCCCTTCTCCTGCAGCGAGGGGTCGTTGACGAACTGGTGGACCGGCATGAGCTCGATCGCGGTGACGCCCAGCTGCTTGAGGTGCTCGATGACC is a genomic window of Cellulomonas fulva containing:
- the glgX gene encoding glycogen debranching protein GlgX — protein: MLIWPGRPYPLGATYDGSGTNFALFSEIAERVELCLIDPDGTETRVELVEADAFVWHGYVPAVQPGQQYGYRVHGPYDPENGHRCDPSKLLLDPYAKAIHGQVDGDASLYSYRFDDPAQRNEEDSAPHTMTSVVINPYFDWGHDRPPEHEYHESVIYEAHVRGLTKLHPAVPEELRGTYAGLAHPAVIEHLKQLGVTAIELMPVHQFVNDPSLQEKGLSNYWGYNTIGFFAPHNAYAAFSQPGQQVQEFKAMVKELHAAGIEVILDVVYNHTAEGNHLGPTLSFRGIDNANYYRLVDEEKEHYFDTTGTGNSLLMRSPHVLQLIMDSLRYWVTEMHVDGFRFDLAATLARQFHEVDRLSAFFDLVHQDPVVSQVKLIAEPWDVGDGGYQVGGFPPLWSEWNGQYRDTVRDFWRSEPSTLGEFASRLSGSSDLYEHTGRRPIASVNFITAHDGFTLRDLVSYNEKHNEANGEDNRDGEGWNRSWNCGAEGPTDDAAINALRARQQRNFLATLMLSQGIPMLAHGDELGRSQQGNNNVYCQDNELSWVDWDLDETSTELLAFARRVVQLRQDHPVFRRRRFFAGAPEHGGESELRDIAWLAPSGEHMADEEWNNSMARAVSVFLNGDAIAEPDMRGEEIVDDSFLILFNGQPEPTSFTIPDGEYGELWTAVLDTDSQVEPGDTARPGEELALARHSMVVLTRPPIQPIPSVSGSGAVAAAARESAKVTPPPTREQREAAAEPAKPRRARRKVRDGAPTDGAQ